Proteins from a single region of bacterium:
- a CDS encoding DUF721 domain-containing protein: MYSASSTAVAASSSAILSARTTRLSSPPRRSRIYAGSSSGTYSASPSRAGASARRPESAAEESIMSGKRRPPDELRPTGELVAGLLAGLGLADRLKERAALERWPEVVGPEIAARSRALRIRDGVLYVQVTSAAWSQELRFLKARIIAGFDAALGAGLVKDIRFTQH, encoded by the coding sequence ATGTATTCAGCGAGCTCGACGGCCGTCGCCGCGAGCAGCTCTGCCATCTTGTCGGCCAGAACTACCAGACTTTCATCGCCGCCCCGCAGGTCGAGGATCTACGCCGGGAGCTCTTCGGGGACCTACAGCGCTTCGCCGTCGAGGGCGGGCGCATCAGCCCGGCGGCCTGAGTCGGCGGCCGAGGAGTCGATCATGAGCGGCAAGCGGCGGCCACCAGACGAGTTGCGCCCCACCGGCGAGCTCGTCGCGGGCCTGCTCGCCGGTCTCGGGCTGGCCGATCGGCTCAAGGAGCGGGCGGCCCTGGAGCGCTGGCCGGAGGTGGTGGGGCCGGAGATCGCGGCCCGGAGCCGCGCCCTGCGCATTCGCGACGGCGTGCTCTACGTGCAGGTGACGAGCGCGGCCTGGAGCCAGGAGTTGCGCTTCCTGAAGGCGCGCATCATCGCCGGCTTCGACGCCGCGCTGGGCGCGGGGCTGGTCAAGGACATCCGCTTCACGCAGCACTAG
- the gyrB gene encoding DNA topoisomerase (ATP-hydrolyzing) subunit B, which yields MSDTYDSGSIQVLKGLEGVRKRPAMYIGGTSAEGLHHLVYEVVDNAVDEAMAGACDDIFVELLSDGSCKVTDNGRGIPVDLHPTEGKSSLEVVMTVLHAGGKFDSESYKVSGGLHGVGVSVVNALSEWLRVTVFKNGKAHFQEYRRGIPAGEVRLISGAEEVTQRGTVVQFKPDPEIFETCEFSFDTLCSRLRELAYLNRGLQIRILDERDSSKNTFKYEGGILEFVQWMNKGKSPLHEPPFSVDVERDGVRVEVALQFNEGFTSNVFSFANNIHTQEGGTHLSGFRSALTRSLNNYLQRETKTNGGKLSLSGDDVREGLTAVISVKLSEPQFEGQTKAKLGNSEVRSVVEAVIGDYLTDYLDQRPTEAKAILAKCVSTARTREAMRKARDVARRKSALESGTLPGKLADCSDRDPEKTELYLVEGDSAGGSAKQARDRAFQAILPLKGKILNVEKATPTKVLGNDEVRTIITAIGAGYGTDFNPEKVRYGKIIIMTDADVDGAHIRTLLLTFFYRKMTDLLLQGRIYIAQPPLYLLRKGKVAIYAYDDHEREQKLAQLGDDPSKVYIQRYKGLGEMNPEQLWETTMDPVSRTVLKVSLEDAVEADRIFTILMGDEVELRRQFIETYADTVTNLDV from the coding sequence ATGAGCGACACTTACGACTCCGGAAGCATCCAGGTCCTCAAGGGCTTGGAGGGCGTCCGCAAGCGCCCGGCCATGTACATCGGCGGCACGAGTGCCGAGGGTCTGCACCATCTCGTCTACGAGGTGGTGGACAACGCCGTCGACGAGGCGATGGCCGGCGCCTGCGATGATATCTTCGTCGAGCTCCTCAGCGACGGCAGCTGCAAGGTCACGGACAACGGGCGGGGCATCCCGGTCGACCTCCATCCCACCGAGGGCAAGAGCAGCCTCGAGGTGGTGATGACCGTCCTGCACGCCGGCGGCAAGTTCGACAGCGAGAGCTACAAGGTCTCCGGCGGCTTGCACGGCGTTGGCGTCAGTGTGGTCAACGCGCTCAGCGAGTGGCTGCGCGTCACCGTCTTCAAGAACGGCAAGGCCCACTTCCAGGAGTACCGGCGGGGCATCCCCGCTGGCGAGGTGCGCCTCATCTCGGGCGCCGAGGAGGTGACGCAGCGCGGCACGGTCGTCCAGTTCAAGCCCGACCCCGAGATCTTCGAGACCTGCGAGTTCAGCTTCGACACGCTCTGCAGCCGCCTGCGCGAGCTGGCCTACCTGAACCGCGGCCTCCAGATCCGCATTCTCGACGAGCGCGACTCCAGCAAGAACACCTTCAAGTACGAGGGCGGCATCCTCGAGTTCGTGCAGTGGATGAACAAGGGCAAGAGCCCCCTGCACGAGCCGCCCTTCAGCGTGGACGTGGAGCGCGACGGCGTGCGCGTGGAGGTCGCCCTCCAGTTCAACGAGGGCTTCACGAGCAACGTCTTCAGCTTCGCCAACAACATCCACACGCAAGAGGGCGGCACCCACCTGTCGGGCTTCCGCAGCGCGCTCACGCGGAGCCTGAACAACTACCTGCAGCGGGAGACGAAGACCAACGGCGGCAAGCTGAGCCTGAGCGGCGACGACGTGCGCGAGGGCCTCACCGCCGTGATCAGCGTGAAGCTGTCGGAGCCGCAGTTCGAGGGGCAGACGAAGGCCAAGCTCGGCAACAGCGAGGTGCGCAGCGTCGTCGAGGCGGTGATCGGCGACTACCTCACCGACTACCTCGACCAGCGGCCGACCGAGGCGAAGGCGATCCTCGCCAAGTGCGTCTCGACGGCGCGCACGCGCGAGGCGATGCGCAAGGCGCGCGACGTCGCCCGCCGCAAGAGCGCGCTCGAGAGCGGTACCCTGCCGGGCAAGCTCGCCGACTGCAGCGATCGCGATCCCGAGAAGACCGAGCTCTACCTCGTCGAGGGCGACAGCGCGGGCGGCAGCGCCAAACAGGCCCGCGACCGCGCGTTCCAGGCCATCCTGCCGCTCAAGGGCAAGATCCTCAACGTGGAGAAGGCGACGCCGACCAAGGTGCTCGGCAACGACGAGGTGCGCACGATCATCACCGCGATCGGCGCCGGCTACGGGACGGACTTCAATCCCGAGAAGGTGCGCTACGGCAAGATCATCATCATGACGGATGCCGACGTGGACGGCGCCCACATCCGCACGCTGCTGCTCACCTTCTTCTACCGCAAGATGACCGATCTCCTGCTGCAAGGCCGCATCTACATCGCGCAGCCGCCGCTCTACCTGCTGCGCAAGGGCAAGGTGGCGATCTACGCCTACGACGACCACGAGCGCGAGCAGAAGCTCGCCCAGCTCGGCGACGATCCGAGCAAGGTCTACATCCAGCGCTACAAGGGTCTCGGCGAGATGAACCCCGAGCAGCTCTGGGAAACGACGATGGATCCCGTCAGCCGCACCGTGCTCAAGGTGAGCCTCGAGGACGCGGTGGAGGCGGACCGCATCTTCACGATCCTGATGGGCGACGAGGTGGAGCTCCGGCGCCAGTTCATCGAGACCTACGCCGACACCGTCACGAACCTGGACGTCTAG